A genomic window from Nocardioides rotundus includes:
- a CDS encoding MFS transporter, producing MTGTTGADSGETSADSGVSVPRFRRDRRVHGWLVAKGVSDAGDAAWMIALAWTAIQLASPAVAGLVVAAGAIPRAAVLLLGGVAADRFDTLRVLRTVTAIRIGVLAAAAVTTQAVGVSVPLLMAVAVAFGACDAVFEPASATLARQLVRTSDLSAYTGASQSAARLGTMLGAASGGVLVAVGGFTASVLLNLGTYLVVLAYLLAVLRVRFPSPRAEPTPVLRSIAAGFGYLRRDRRARTLVLTLSGLNLAIGPALGIGVALRVQGSGWGAETLGVLQALVGLGALIGAATLMVWRPRREASLGFGLLLAQGLAIVAMAVPAPVAIGAACLIIGITAGAASALLSAVFIRSVDESYLGRLASMQRLGDDVLMPAAMAGFGALASGTSLAVAFTAYGGAMALLMLRALIRVEVDPAPVNKRRLGGWGDGGSG from the coding sequence ATGACGGGGACAACTGGCGCCGACTCGGGGGAAACAAGCGCCGACTCGGGGGTTTCGGTTCCGAGGTTCCGGCGGGACCGGCGGGTGCATGGGTGGCTGGTCGCCAAGGGGGTCTCCGACGCCGGCGACGCCGCCTGGATGATCGCGCTGGCCTGGACGGCGATCCAGCTCGCCAGCCCCGCCGTGGCCGGGTTGGTGGTCGCGGCCGGCGCGATCCCGCGAGCCGCCGTACTCCTGCTCGGCGGCGTCGCCGCGGACCGGTTCGACACGTTGCGCGTGCTGCGCACCGTGACTGCGATCCGGATCGGCGTCCTCGCGGCCGCCGCCGTCACGACCCAGGCCGTCGGTGTCTCGGTGCCGCTGCTGATGGCTGTCGCGGTGGCGTTCGGCGCGTGCGACGCGGTCTTCGAGCCGGCGTCGGCGACCCTGGCGCGGCAGCTGGTGCGGACGAGCGACCTGTCGGCGTACACAGGAGCGTCCCAGTCCGCCGCCCGGCTCGGCACGATGCTGGGGGCGGCATCCGGCGGCGTGCTGGTGGCCGTCGGCGGGTTCACCGCCAGCGTGCTGCTCAACCTCGGCACCTACCTGGTGGTGCTCGCCTATCTCCTGGCCGTGCTCCGCGTCAGGTTCCCCTCGCCGCGGGCCGAGCCGACTCCGGTGCTGCGCAGCATCGCGGCCGGGTTCGGGTATCTCCGTCGGGACCGGCGGGCACGCACCCTGGTCCTGACCCTCTCCGGGCTCAACCTGGCCATCGGGCCGGCGCTCGGCATCGGTGTCGCGCTCCGCGTGCAGGGGTCCGGTTGGGGAGCCGAGACCCTGGGGGTGCTGCAGGCGCTGGTGGGGCTGGGGGCGCTCATCGGCGCCGCGACCCTCATGGTCTGGCGGCCCCGGCGTGAGGCATCCCTCGGCTTCGGCCTCCTGCTGGCGCAGGGGCTGGCGATCGTCGCCATGGCGGTCCCGGCGCCCGTGGCGATCGGGGCCGCCTGCCTGATCATCGGCATCACCGCCGGTGCGGCGTCTGCGCTGCTGTCGGCGGTGTTCATCCGGTCGGTGGACGAGTCCTACCTCGGCCGGCTCGCCTCGATGCAGCGGCTGGGCGACGACGTACTCATGCCGGCGGCCATGGCCGGGTTCGGCGCGCTGGCCTCCGGGACCTCGCTCGCGGTCGCGTTCACGGCGTACGGCGGCGCCATGGCGCTGCTGATGCTGCGGGCGTTGATCCGGGTGGAGGTGGACCCGGCCCCGGTGAACAAGCGCCGACTGGGCGGATGGGGGGATGGGGGGAGTGGGTGA
- a CDS encoding ArsR/SmtB family transcription factor, producing the protein MESIETLRAVHHSTRRRIIEYLFLHGPSQVGTLAAELDQQVGSISHHLRILERVGVVARAPELSTDGRTSWWRLTRGGFAWAPDDYSDSPADRMQAKAAERASIDHQLGRLAAWKRRQDGDTEEWRRAAFSNDMMGRATPEELRELSELITATWRAWREAIDLEDGQERRPVFFFTHGFPFRP; encoded by the coding sequence ATGGAGAGCATCGAGACGCTGCGGGCAGTGCACCATTCGACCCGGCGCCGGATCATCGAGTACCTCTTCCTGCACGGTCCGAGCCAGGTCGGCACCCTGGCCGCGGAGCTGGACCAGCAGGTCGGCAGCATCAGCCACCACCTTCGGATCCTGGAGCGCGTCGGGGTCGTGGCCCGGGCTCCCGAGCTGTCGACGGACGGGCGGACCAGCTGGTGGCGCCTGACGCGCGGTGGCTTCGCCTGGGCGCCCGACGACTACTCCGACTCGCCGGCTGACCGGATGCAGGCCAAGGCGGCCGAGCGAGCCAGCATCGATCACCAGCTCGGCCGCCTCGCGGCGTGGAAGCGCAGGCAGGACGGGGACACCGAGGAGTGGCGCCGAGCTGCCTTCAGCAACGACATGATGGGACGGGCGACGCCGGAAGAGCTCAGGGAGCTCTCCGAGCTGATCACAGCGACCTGGCGAGCCTGGCGTGAGGCGATCGATCTCGAGGACGGTCAGGAGAGACGGCCGGTCTTCTTCTTCACCCACGGCTTCCCGTTCCGGCCATGA